The genome window TTTCCCATTTAATATTATTTTTTCAATAGCATCACAATGATCTATAACATAAAGCCAATCTCTAATATTACTTCCATCTCCATAAACTGGTATTGATTGGTTATTTAAACATGATTTTATTACAGTTGGTATAAGCTTTTCTTTGTGTTGATAGGGACCATAATTGTTAGAACAATTTGAAGTTGTAACAGGTAGACCATAAGTATGATGATATGCTCTAACTAAATGATCAGAACCTGCTTTTGATGCTGAATAAGGAGAATTAGGTGCATAAGGTGTTTTTTCACTAAATGCGGGATCAATTTCTTTTAAAGTACCAAAGACTTCATCTGTAGAAATATGATGAAATCTACAAGTATTTTTATCTAACTGTAATTCATCAAGCCATTTTTTTCGAGCAGCTTCAAGTAAGGCAAAGGTACCAAATATATTTGTTTGAATAAATTCACTTGGGCCGGTAATTGAACGATCAACATGACTTTCTGCTGCAAAATGAATAATTGAGTTTACTTTATATTGATCTATGATTTGTTCAATATGAGCTTGATTACAGATATCTCCTTGAATAAAAAAATGATTCTGTTTATTCGGCAAATTTTCTAAATTTTTTATGTTACCTGCATATGTTAACTTATCAAAACTAATAATTTTTATTTCTTGATTATTACTTAATAAATTTCTTACAAAATTACAGCCTATAAATCCAGCAGCTCCAGTGACTAAAACATTTCTCATAAAAAACATATATTAACTCGCTTTTAGTAAATAATTTAAATCAAGCCTATTCTGAATAGGTTAATGAATATTTTTATAAAATTATTTACTAGTAATTGCAAATATTTTTATTTTTTATTGATTTTCTTTATTATATCAGAATATGCAGAAGTTTTCTTAAATGCCTCAAAAGCAGTTGAAACTTTTTTAACTAATTCGCCAGAAGTAGCTGAAGTTGTGGCTATATATTTTTCTTGGATGGCAATGGGTTTACCTATGCGAAAGTCTTTAAACTCCATTTTTTCCGTTTTTCCTTGAGTATTAATCAAAGTATTTGCAACAATATCCAAAGTAAACCAAGCTTCTATTTTTTTCCCAATTAATTTCTTAAAGTTTGTATTATCATTTGGAACAGCTTCAATTTTTGCTTTATCTAATGAATGCTCAGGATTTAATAATATTGTTTCATAAGAAGAGCCCGCTAATACTCCAACTTTAACTAACTTGGCATCAGCCATTGAATCGACATTTTTAGAACCATTTAAAGTTAGAAAAATTGTTTTTGATTCATAAATTTTCGAAACCTAAACAAATTTTTCTTCTCTTTCTTTATTTCTAGTCAAAGGTATTATGAAGGTTTTTTTATCGGAATTGTCCTGTGCTTCAGTAAAGGCTCTTTTCCAAGGTCGCCACAATACTTTATATGATATATTTGCTGACTTTAAGGCTTTGGTAACTATTTCTCCACCTATTCCACCAATCTCATTTTCTGCTACTTTATCTATTTCTCCAGCAAAATCACCATCTGCTAAAATATTTATATCTTCAGCTAAAATAACTCGAGGAAAACAACAAATAAAAAAAATAGGTATAAAGAAGGAAAAAAATTTAGTCATAAATACCTCAAAATGAAATGAAAATTTTATCTTTAAAAAATAAACCAAAATACCATATTTTGAAATGTTTCAAAAAGTTAATTCAATCATAAACTTTAGAGGTAGATTTTTAAAATATTGATTTATTTAAAAGAAACAATTTAATGACTGTATTTTAATAGTTTTAACAAATACTCGCCATAGCCACTTTTCTTTAATGAATTTGCCAAAAGTTCAAATTGAATAGAATTAATAAATCCCTTTCGCCAAGCAATTTCTTCAGGACAAGCTATTTTTAGTCCTTGCCTATCCTCTAAAACAGCAAAATATAATGAAGCATCAAGTAAAGAACGATGCGTTCCTGTATCTAACCAAGCCACACCTCTTCCGAATTCTTCAACAGATAAATTTCCTTGCTTAAAATATATATTAATTAAATCTGTTATTTCTAATTCGCCTCTGAGCGATGGTTTCAATTCTTTTGCATAGCGAGAGACATGTTCATCAAAAAAATAAAGACCAGTTATAGCTATGTTCGATTTTGGTATTTGAGGCTTTTCTTCAATAGAAATAGGTACTCCATTTTTATCTAACTCAATGACACCATATCTTTCAGGGTCTTTAACAGTATAGCCAAAAATTCTACAACCAGTGTGTTCTAATCGATACTGATCAATAGTAGTCATAAGTCCTTGACCATGAAAAATATTGTCACCCAATATTAAGCACACATTCTGATTCTTTATAAAATCTTCTCCAATTACAAAAGCTTGCGCTAATCCTGCAGGAGTTTTTTGTTCCAAAAATTCAATCTGAATTCCCCACTGCGAACCATCCCCTAATAAACTTCGAAAAGCAGGTAAATCTCTTGGAGTTGAAATGATAAGAATTTCCGTTATGCCGCCCATCATTAAAGTAGAAATAGGATAGTAGATCATAGGTTTATCGTAAACTGGAAGAAGCTGTTTACTCAGACAGCTTGTTGAGGGATATAAACGAGTACCAGATCCTCCAGCAAGTACTATACCTTTCATTTTCTTCATAACTCTCCTCTGACACATTTTTAAGATGTCGCATGTGAATCATTTGAGAAACCAACCCACTTGACACAACCTCATTGCTGTTTAGCCTATATCTAATGCCACTTGTGGGCAAATACAAAACCTTTAAATAGGAGATATTTATGAATAAGTCCATTCGCCCTCTTAATGATAGAATTCTTTTAAAACGAATTGAAGCTGAACAAAAAACTGCTGGAGGAATTCTTATTCCTGATAATGCAAAAGAAAAACCAATTGAAGGAAAAGTCATTGCGGTCGGAAACGGAAAAATTTTAGAAAATGGTTCTCGCCAATCACCAGCACTAAAAGTTGGAGACAAAGTATTATTTGGCAAATGGAGTGGCAACGAAATAAAAATAGAAGGCGAAGAGTACCTTCTAATAAAAGAAGATGAAATTCTTGCTGTAGTTGAAGCTTAATAATTAATTTTAATAAATAATTTAATAATAAAAGGAAGTTTTATGGCTGTTAAAATGATTTCTTTCAATGAAAATGCACAAAAGAAAATTTTATCTGGTGTTAATACTTTAGCCAATGCAGTTAAAGTTACTTTAGGACCTAAGGGTCGCAATGTTTTAATAGAAAAAAGTTATGGAGCTCCTCTTATAACTAAAGACGGCGTTACTGTAGCAAAAGAAATCGAACTTGAAGATCGTTTTGAAAATATGGGCGCACAAATGGTTAAAGAAGTTGCTTCTAAAACCAATGATGATTCCGGCGATGGAACAACTACCGCTACTGTACTTGCTCAAGCTATTTATCGCGAAGGATTCAAAATGCTTGCTGCTGGACATGCTCCAGTAGAACTGAAAAGAGGAATCGACAAAGCTGTTGAAACCGTTGTTAATAATCTAAAAAAAGTAGCTCGTCCTGTTAACGGAACAAAAGAAATAGCTCAGGTCGCAACTATTTCGGCAAATAATGATTCTACTATTGGAAACATGATCGCTGAAGCTATGGAAAAAGTTGGTCAAGATGGTGTAATCACTGTTGAAGAAGCTAAAGGCCTAGAAACTTATGTAGATGTAGTTGAAGGTATGCAATTTGATCGTGGATACCTATCTCCATACATGGTAACTGATCAAGAACGCTTAGAAGTAGTATTTGAAAATCCTTTTATTTTATTATTCGATAAAAAAATATCTGTAATGAAAGATATGGTTCCATTACTAGAAAATATAGCACGTAGTGGCCGTCCATTACTAATTATTGCAGAAGATGTTGAGGGCGAAGCTCTTGCTACCCTAGTATTAAATAAATTATCTGGAACTATTAAAGTTTGTGCAGTTAAGGCTCCTGGCTTTGGTGATCGCAGAAAAGCAATGCTGGATGATATCGCTATTTTAACGAGCGGTACTGTTGTTTCTGAAGAAATCGGTATGAAATTAGAAACAACAACAATTGATGACCTTGGACAAGCTGATAAAGTTGTTGTTGATAAAGACAACACTATCATCACTGGTGGAAAAGGATCTGAAGCAAATATCAAAGCTAGAGTTGCAGAAATAAGAAGCCAGATTGAAAAAACAACTTCTGATTACGATCGTGAAAAACTACAAGAACGTTTAGCTAAATTAGCTGGTGGTGTTGCAGTTATTCGCTTAGGCGCAGCTACTGAAGTTGAATTAAAAGAAAAGAAAGACCGCATTGAAGATGCTCTAAATGCAACTCGTGCAGCTGTAGCAGAAGGAATTGTAGCTGGAGGTGGTGTCGCTCTTGCAAGATCATCCCTAGAATTGACTAACTTAAAAGTAGAAAATACTGAACAACAAGCTGGAGTTGAGCTTGTACGCCGCGCACTTGAAGAACCAATTCGTATAATTGCAAGCAATGGTGGACATGAAGCTAGCGTTGTTGTTGATAAAATTTTAGCTAATAATAACATCAGCTATGGTTTCAATGCTTTATCTGACAACTATGAAGATCTTATTCAAGCAGGAGTTATTGACCCTGTTAAAGTAACTCGTTGTGCTTTGCAAAATGCAAGTTCTGTTGCTAGTTTACTGCTTACAACTAATGCAATGATTTCAGAAAAACCGAAAAAAGATTCCGCTTCACCTATGGGTGGCGGCATGCCAGGAATGGGTGGTATGCCAGGAATGGGTGGCATGGGCGGAATGGATTACGACATGTAATTTTGACTTTTTATTGCCTTTTAAAGGATTTACCTTTAACAAAATTCTATACACTAAAAAAAGTGTATAGAATTTTTTTTTTAGGATGAATTTATCATGAATAGCAAAAAAAAGCATTTATCAAAGGAAGTTATAGCAGGTTTAACCACTTTTTTTACCATGTCCTATATCGTAATTGTTAATCCACAAGTCATGTCGTCAAGCGGGACAGGCATGTCAGTAGCTGGTTCACTCACAGCAACCGTTTTAATTTCATTTTTAATGACATTATTAGCAGGTCTTTATATCAAACTTCCTTACGCTCTTGCCCCTGGAATGGGCCTAAATGTCTTTATCGCTTATTCTTTAATTATTGGTGAAAAAATTCCTTGGCCTACAGCATTAGGTCTTATTTTTTGGTCAAGTATTCTATTTATTTTAGTTTCTATTTTCCCAATTCGCCAAAAAATTGTAGAAGCTCTACCTAATAATATGAAACATGCAATGTCTTGCGGTATTGGTTTATTTTTAGCATTTATAGGATTAAAAAACCTTGGACTAATTGTAGCACATCCAGCGACATTTGTTACTTTAGCTGATATTAATTTCACAATTGCTTTGGGACTATTTGGTTTCATTATTGCCTTTTACTTATTTAATAAAAATAAACCTTATGCATTTTTATTATCAATTCTAGTTGTCACTATAATTGCAATGTTTACTAAAGAAATTGAATTTCCAAAAGAATGGTTGGCATTACCTGACTTCGATTCTCACTTTTTTAAATTAGATCTTATTGGTTCATTAAAGTGGAGTTTTATACCAGTAATTATAGCAATTTTTATGACAAATTTATTTGATTCAATTTCATCTATAATAGGTTTATCTACTAGTGCTGGGTTTGTGGATGATAAAGGCAATCCACAAAAACTAAAAGAAACATTGGTGGTAGATTCCATTGCTTCTTTATTTTCAAGTTTATTTGGTACAGCTCCTGCAACTGTATATATTGAAAGTTCAGCAGGCATCCAAGCGGGTGGTAAAACAGGCTTAAGCTCTATAGTCACAGCTTTCTGTTTTTTGCCTTGTTTATTCCTCGCTCCACTAATTACTGTCGTACCAGCTTATGCAACAACCCCAGTTCTTATATTAGTTGGTATTTTAATGTGCAAAACTTTAAAAAACATCCATGCCACACAGCTTGACGATATTATACCAGTTTTCTTAACTATCATTCTTATGCCATTAACATTCTCTATTACTCAAGGAGTTCTATGGGGTATTGTAAGCTATGTGTTACTTAAAATATTAGTGGGCAAAATTAAAGTTATTTCTCCTGTTTTATGGATTTTAGCCATTATTTGTTCACTTGCTCTAATTAGTGAGCATAGTACTTTATTCAAATAAATTTTATTGTAAAATAACAATAGATATTTTTCTAATTAATATAACACTATCCTTAAAAATACTAGATTATTCTCTTTAAATAATTAAAATATTATTTAACCTATAACATCTAATATAAAATCAAATAATTTCAATATATTAAAAAATAGTTATTAACACCATACCACCCAATCTGTTTCTTTATTAATTTTTTTAACAGTATTATCAATCACTTAAAAAGAAGCAATAAATACCTAGTTGACATGTATAAATCTAATCAATAATAACATTTTTGATTTTTATACTCTATGAATTTAATTATCAATTAAAGGTAATAATATATGTTCAAAAACTCAATAA of Pigmentibacter sp. JX0631 contains these proteins:
- the rfbB gene encoding dTDP-glucose 4,6-dehydratase, with protein sequence MFFMRNVLVTGAAGFIGCNFVRNLLSNNQEIKIISFDKLTYAGNIKNLENLPNKQNHFFIQGDICNQAHIEQIIDQYKVNSIIHFAAESHVDRSITGPSEFIQTNIFGTFALLEAARKKWLDELQLDKNTCRFHHISTDEVFGTLKEIDPAFSEKTPYAPNSPYSASKAGSDHLVRAYHHTYGLPVTTSNCSNNYGPYQHKEKLIPTVIKSCLNNQSIPVYGDGSNIRDWLYVIDHCDAIEKIILNGKVGETYNVGGKNEVKNLNLVYTICELLNEIHPGEKDYKKLVTFVTDRPGHDWRYAIDNSKIQSELKWNPKYSLEQGLKETINYYLKNGF
- a CDS encoding transporter substrate-binding domain-containing protein, coding for MYESKTIFLTLNGSKNVDSMADAKLVKVGVLAGSSYETILLNPEHSLDKAKIEAVPNDNTNFKKLIGKKIEAWFTLDIVANTLINTQGKTEKMEFKDFRIGKPIAIQEKYIATTSATSGELVKKVSTAFEAFKKTSAYSDIIKKINKK
- the rfbA gene encoding glucose-1-phosphate thymidylyltransferase RfbA — its product is MKKMKGIVLAGGSGTRLYPSTSCLSKQLLPVYDKPMIYYPISTLMMGGITEILIISTPRDLPAFRSLLGDGSQWGIQIEFLEQKTPAGLAQAFVIGEDFIKNQNVCLILGDNIFHGQGLMTTIDQYRLEHTGCRIFGYTVKDPERYGVIELDKNGVPISIEEKPQIPKSNIAITGLYFFDEHVSRYAKELKPSLRGELEITDLINIYFKQGNLSVEEFGRGVAWLDTGTHRSLLDASLYFAVLEDRQGLKIACPEEIAWRKGFINSIQFELLANSLKKSGYGEYLLKLLKYSH
- the groES gene encoding co-chaperone GroES; this encodes MNKSIRPLNDRILLKRIEAEQKTAGGILIPDNAKEKPIEGKVIAVGNGKILENGSRQSPALKVGDKVLFGKWSGNEIKIEGEEYLLIKEDEILAVVEA
- the groL gene encoding chaperonin GroEL (60 kDa chaperone family; promotes refolding of misfolded polypeptides especially under stressful conditions; forms two stacked rings of heptamers to form a barrel-shaped 14mer; ends can be capped by GroES; misfolded proteins enter the barrel where they are refolded when GroES binds), which encodes MAVKMISFNENAQKKILSGVNTLANAVKVTLGPKGRNVLIEKSYGAPLITKDGVTVAKEIELEDRFENMGAQMVKEVASKTNDDSGDGTTTATVLAQAIYREGFKMLAAGHAPVELKRGIDKAVETVVNNLKKVARPVNGTKEIAQVATISANNDSTIGNMIAEAMEKVGQDGVITVEEAKGLETYVDVVEGMQFDRGYLSPYMVTDQERLEVVFENPFILLFDKKISVMKDMVPLLENIARSGRPLLIIAEDVEGEALATLVLNKLSGTIKVCAVKAPGFGDRRKAMLDDIAILTSGTVVSEEIGMKLETTTIDDLGQADKVVVDKDNTIITGGKGSEANIKARVAEIRSQIEKTTSDYDREKLQERLAKLAGGVAVIRLGAATEVELKEKKDRIEDALNATRAAVAEGIVAGGGVALARSSLELTNLKVENTEQQAGVELVRRALEEPIRIIASNGGHEASVVVDKILANNNISYGFNALSDNYEDLIQAGVIDPVKVTRCALQNASSVASLLLTTNAMISEKPKKDSASPMGGGMPGMGGMPGMGGMGGMDYDM
- a CDS encoding NCS2 family permease, with translation MNSKKKHLSKEVIAGLTTFFTMSYIVIVNPQVMSSSGTGMSVAGSLTATVLISFLMTLLAGLYIKLPYALAPGMGLNVFIAYSLIIGEKIPWPTALGLIFWSSILFILVSIFPIRQKIVEALPNNMKHAMSCGIGLFLAFIGLKNLGLIVAHPATFVTLADINFTIALGLFGFIIAFYLFNKNKPYAFLLSILVVTIIAMFTKEIEFPKEWLALPDFDSHFFKLDLIGSLKWSFIPVIIAIFMTNLFDSISSIIGLSTSAGFVDDKGNPQKLKETLVVDSIASLFSSLFGTAPATVYIESSAGIQAGGKTGLSSIVTAFCFLPCLFLAPLITVVPAYATTPVLILVGILMCKTLKNIHATQLDDIIPVFLTIILMPLTFSITQGVLWGIVSYVLLKILVGKIKVISPVLWILAIICSLALISEHSTLFK